Proteins from a single region of Peromyscus eremicus chromosome 9, PerEre_H2_v1, whole genome shotgun sequence:
- the LOC131920017 gene encoding olfactory receptor 6E1, with protein sequence MENSTTVTEFILLGLSDACELQVLIFLGFLLTYLLTLLGNFLIIFITLADRRLYTPMYYFLRNFAVLEIWFTSVIFPKMLTNIITGHKTISLLGCFLQAFLYFFLGTTEFFLLAVMSFDRYVAICNPLRYATIMSKRVCVQLVFCSWMSGLLLITVPSSILFQQPFCGSNIINHFFCDNFPLLELVCADTSLMEFLGFVIANFSLLGTLAVTATCYGHILYTILHIPSAKERKKAFSTCSSHIIVVSLFYGSCIFMYVRSGKSGQGEDHNKVVALLNTVVTPTLNPFIYTLRNKQVKQVFREHVSKLQKLSQT encoded by the coding sequence ATGGAGAACAGTACCACtgtcactgagttcattttgctGGGGCTGTCTGATGCCTGTGAGCTGCAGGTGCTCATTTTCCTGGGCTTCCTCTTGACCTACCTCCTCACACTGCTGGGAAACTtcctcatcatcttcatcacTCTTGCGGACAGGCGCCTTTACACCCCCATGTACTACTTCCTCCGCAACTTCGCCGTCCTAGAGATCTGGTTCACCTCTGTCATCTTCCCCAAGATGCTAACCAACATCATCACAGGACACAAGACCATCTCCCTACTAGGCTGTTTCCTCCAGGCATTCCTCTATTTCTTCCTGGGCACCACGGAGTTCTTTCTACTGGCAGTGATGTCCTTTGACAGGTACGTGGCCATCTGTAACCCTCTGCGTTATGCCACCATCATGAGCAAAAGAGTCTGTGTCCAGCTTGTGTTTTGCTCATGGATGTCAGGATTACTTCTCATCACGGTTCCCAGTTCCATTTTATTTCAGCAGCCATTCTGCGGCTCCAACATCATTAATCATTTCTTCTGTGACAATTTTCCACTCTTGGAACTAGTATGTGCAGATACAAGCCTGATGGAGTTCCTGGGTTTTGTTATTGCCAACTTCAGCCTCCTGGGCACTCTGGCTGTGACTGCCACATGCTATGGCCACATCCTCTACACCATCCTGCACATCCCCTCAgccaaggagaggaagaaagcctTCTCAACTTGCTCCTCTCACATCATTGTGGTGTCTCTCTTCTATGGCAGCTGTATCTTTATGTATGTCCGGTCCGGCAAGAGTGGACAGGGGGAGGATCACAACAAGGTGGTGGCATTGCTCAACACTGTAGTGACACCAACACTCAACCCCTTCATCTACACCCTGAGGAACAAGCAGGTGAAGCAGGTGTTTAGGGAGCATGTGAGTAAGCTCCAAAAGCTGAGCCAGACTTGA